The following are encoded together in the Artemia franciscana unplaced genomic scaffold, ASM3288406v1 Scaffold_2575, whole genome shotgun sequence genome:
- the LOC136042966 gene encoding uncharacterized protein LOC136042966, which produces MQLPLDNSLGELPSITLVDRGGSVGPRKCFLLYAPIVCTHKTFSNTIKIPHLEQSDNSLGELPSITLVDSANGPRKCFLLYAPIICTHKTFSNTIKIPHLEQLDNSLGELPSITLVDSANGPRKCFLLYAPIVCTHKTFSNTIKIPHLEQSDNSLGELPSITLVDSANGPRKCFLLYAPIVCTHKTFSNTIKIPHLEQSDNSLGELPSITLVDSANGPSKCFLLYAPIFAFSNTIKIPHLEQSDNSLGELPSITLVDSANGPRKCFLLYAPIVCTHKTFSNTIKIPHLEQSDNSLGELSSITLVDSANGPRKCFLLYAPIVCTHKTFSNTIKIPHLEQSDNSLGELPSITLVDSANGPRKYFLLYAPIVCTHKTFSNTIKIPHLEQLDNSLGELPSITLVDSANGPRKCFLLYPPIVCTHKTFSNTIKIPHLEQSDNSLGELPSITLVDSANGPSKCFLLYAPIVCTHKTLSNTIKIPHLEQSDNSLGELPSITLVDSANGPRKCFLLYAPIVCTHKTFSNTIKIPHLEQSDNSLGELPSITLVDGANGPRTCFLLYAPINCTHKTFSNTIKIPHLEQLDNSLGELPSITLVDSANGPRKCFLLYAPIVCTHKTFSNTIKIPHLEQSDNSLGELPSITLVDSANGPRKCFLLYAPIFAFSNTIKIPHLEQSDNSLGELPSITLVDSANGPSKCFLLYAPIVCTHKTFSNTIKIPHLEQSDNSLGELPSITLVDSANGPRKCFLLYAQIVCTHKTCPHLLDYNSIILFQEGFKEPIGQNRN; this is translated from the coding sequence ttggataactccttgggcgagctgccttcgattacgttggtcgatagggGGGGAAGTgttgggccaaggaagtgttttctgctctatgcaccaattgtttgcacccacaaaactttctcaaacacaataaaaataccacacttggagcagtcggataactccttgggcgagctgccttcgattacgttggtcgatagcgctaatgggccaaggaagtgttttctgctctatgcaccaattatttgcacccacaaaactttctcaaacacaataaaaataccacacttggagcagttggataactccttgggcgagctgccttcgattacgttggtcgatagcgctaatgggccaaggaagtgttttctgctctatgcaccaattgtttgcacccacaaaactttctcaaacacaataaaaataccacacttggagcagtcggataactccttgggcgagctgccttcgattacgttggtcgatagcgctaatgggccaaggaagtgttttctgctctatgcaccaattgtttgcacccacaaaactttctcaaacacaataaaaataccacacttggagcagtcggataactccttgggcgagctgccttcgattacgttggtcgatagcgctaatgggccaagtaagtgttttctgctctatgcaccaatttttgcattctcaaacacaataaaaataccacacttggagcagtcggataactccttgggcgagctgccttcgattacgttggtcgatagcgctaatgggccaaggaagtgttttctgctctatgcaccgattgtttgcacccacaaaactttctcaaacacaataaaaataccacacttggagcagtcggataactccttgggcgagctgtcttcgattacgttggttgatagcgctaatgggccaaggaagtgttttctgctctatgcaccgattgtttgcacccacaaaacattctcaaacacaataaaaataccacacttggagcagtcggataactccttgggcgagctgccttcgattacgttggtcgatagcgctaatgggccaaggaagtattttctgctctatgcaccaattgtttgcacccacaaaactttctcaaacacaataaaaataccacacttggagcagttggataactccttgggcgagctgccttcgattacgttggtcgatagcgctaatgggccaaggaagtgttttctgctctatccaccaattgtttgcacccacaaaactttctcaaacacaataaaaataccacacttggagcagtcggataactccttgggcgagctgccttcgattacgttggtcgatagcgctaatgggccaagcaagtgttttctgctctatgcaccaattgtttgcacccacaaaactctctcaaacacaataaaaataccacacttggagcagtcggataactccttgggcgagctgccttcgattacgttggtcgatagcgctaatgggccaaggaagtgttttctgctctatgcaccaattgtttgcacccacaaaactttctcaaacacaataaaaataccacacttggagcagtcggataactccttgggcgagctgccttcgattacgttggtcgatggcgctaatgggccaaggacgtgttttctgctctatgcaccaattaattgcacccacaaaactttctcaaacacaataaaaataccacacttggagcagttggataactccttgggcgagctgccttcgattacgttggtcgatagcgctaatgggccaaggaagtgttttctgctctatgcaccaattgtttgcacccacaaaactttctcaaacacaataaaaataccacacttggagcagtcggataactccttgggcgagctgccttcgattacgttggtcgatagcgctaatgggccaaggaagtgttttctgctctatgcaccaatttttgcattctcaaacacaataaaaataccacacttggagcagtcggataactccttgggcgagctgccttcgattacgttggttgatagcgctaatgggccaagtaagtgttttctgctctatgcaccaattgtttgcacccacaaaactttctcaaacacaataaaaataccacacttggagcagtcggataactccttgggcgagctgccttcgattacgttggtcgatagcgctaatgggccaaggaagtgttttctgctctatgcacaaattgtttgcacccacaagacTTGCCCACACCTACTTGATTATAattcaataatattatttcaagaaGGGTTCAAGGAACCGATAGGCCAAAACCGCAACTGA